A genomic segment from Pelobates fuscus isolate aPelFus1 chromosome 7, aPelFus1.pri, whole genome shotgun sequence encodes:
- the HYI gene encoding LOW QUALITY PROTEIN: putative hydroxypyruvate isomerase (The sequence of the model RefSeq protein was modified relative to this genomic sequence to represent the inferred CDS: inserted 1 base in 1 codon): MAALRFSANLSWLFPEVPELSDRVEAAVGAGFRAVELAWPNEPDRERLRRPLPGAGXRLVLTNTPPGNLQSGELGLGAVPGRQDEFRAGLDLAVSWAKDLGCQRIHVMAGRVPAGMQRQCVENEMENTFIENLRYAADVFSQAGLLGLIEPINCRITDPRYFLNTPQQAASILEKVGRPNLKMQMDLYHWQIMDGNLTQNIKTFFPLIGHVQIAQVPHRNEPDSPGELNYVYLFDLLQELGYQGYVGCEYKPRGDTLSGLGWMETYCKECDSQDKSQ, encoded by the exons ATGGCCGCGCTCCGGTTTTCCGCTAACCTGTCCTGGCTGTTCCCGGAGGTTCCCGAGCTGTCGGACCGGGTGGAGGCCGCGGTGGGAGCCGGTTTCCGGGCGGTGGAGCTGGCCTGGCCGAACGAACCGGACCGAGAGAGACTCCGGCGGCCATTACCGGGAGCCG CCCGGCTGGTCCTCACCAACACCCCCCCGg GGAACCTACAATCCGGAGAGCTGGGGCTCGGTGCTGTACCTGGGCGGCAAGATGAATTCCGAGCTGGACTGGACCTGGCTGTCAGCTGGGCGAAGGATCTAGGCTGCCAGAG AATTCATGTCATGGCAGGACGGGTGCCTGCAGGGATGCAGAGACAATGCGTAGAGAACGAgatggaaaacactttcattgaGAACCTGAGATATGCCGCAGATGTCTTCAGTCAG GCTGGGCTGTTGGGGCTCATAGAACCCATAAACTGTCGTATCACCGACCCTCGCTATTTCCTGAATACCCCACAGCAAG CTGCATCTATCCTGGAGAAAGTTGGAAGGCCCAACCTGAAGATGCAGATG GATCTCTATCACTGGCAGATAATGGATGGCAATCTCACCCAGAATATTAAGACCTTCTTTCCTTTGATTG GTCATGTTCAGATTGCTCAAGTCCCCCACCGGAATGAGCCAGACAGTCCCGGGGAGCTGAACTATGTGTATCTCTTTGACCTGCTGCAGGAACTCGGATACCAAGGTTATGTAGGCTGCGAATACAAGCCGCGAG gGGACACACTGTCTGGACTCGGCTGGATGGAGACTTATTGCAAAGAGTGTGACAGCCAAGATAAGTCTCAGTAA